A single window of Lentilitoribacter sp. Alg239-R112 DNA harbors:
- a CDS encoding B12-binding domain-containing protein produces the protein MSEEEEIILSELPDDELVLQMHDDLYDGLKEEILEGTQLLLDRGWEPYDVLTKSLVAGMAIVGEDFRDGILFVPEVLLAANAMKAGMGILRPLLIETGAPKLGKMVIGTVKGDIHDIGKNLVGMMMEGAGFEIVDLGINNPVEDYIEALEKEDAQILGMSALLTTTMPYMKVVVDTMIEKGMRDDYIILVGGAPLNEEFGKAVGADAYCRDAAIAVEIAKDFMARKHNSMNA, from the coding sequence ATGTCTGAAGAAGAAGAAATCATACTCTCTGAATTGCCAGACGATGAGCTGGTTCTCCAGATGCATGACGACCTTTATGATGGGTTAAAAGAAGAGATACTCGAAGGAACGCAATTGCTTCTTGATCGCGGCTGGGAACCTTATGATGTTTTGACCAAATCCCTCGTTGCAGGCATGGCAATTGTCGGTGAAGATTTTCGTGATGGTATTTTATTTGTGCCAGAAGTATTGCTAGCCGCAAATGCAATGAAAGCAGGAATGGGCATTTTACGACCACTTCTCATTGAAACTGGCGCACCGAAACTTGGCAAGATGGTTATTGGGACCGTTAAAGGTGACATTCATGATATTGGCAAAAACCTTGTTGGCATGATGATGGAAGGTGCAGGCTTTGAGATTGTTGATCTTGGCATCAATAATCCTGTCGAGGACTATATCGAAGCATTGGAAAAAGAAGATGCGCAAATTCTTGGTATGTCCGCGCTTTTAACCACAACCATGCCTTACATGAAAGTCGTTGTGGACACCATGATCGAAAAAGGCATGCGTGACGATTATATAATTCTTGTTGGCGGCGCCCCACTTAACGAAGAATTTGGAAAAGCCGTTGGTGCTGATGCATACTGCAGGGATGCAGCCATTGCAGTGGAAATCGCTAAAGATTTCATGGCACGTAAACATAATTCAATGAACGCGTAA
- a CDS encoding sarcosine oxidase subunit delta, translating into MLLIRCPYCDEERPELEFSYAGEAHIARPSDPSSQTDEEWKDYLFIRTNAKGAHFERWRHIHGCARFFNAVRDTVSDKFLLTYKAGEKRPDISKLSGTAK; encoded by the coding sequence ATGCTATTGATCCGCTGTCCTTATTGTGACGAAGAACGGCCCGAGTTAGAGTTTTCCTATGCTGGAGAGGCGCATATTGCGCGGCCGTCTGATCCATCGTCTCAAACTGATGAAGAATGGAAGGATTACCTTTTTATTCGCACCAATGCGAAGGGTGCTCATTTTGAGCGCTGGCGGCACATTCATGGTTGTGCTCGTTTTTTTAACGCGGTTCGAGATACTGTGAGTGATAAATTTTTACTTACTTATAAAGCTGGAGAGAAGCGACCAGATATTTCTAAACTTTCAGGAACTGCAAAATGA
- a CDS encoding trimethylamine methyltransferase family protein, whose protein sequence is MRDDKEALGVEHHSRSRRVARGGASARRAARSNEGSGTQNSYIKRILPPFEVLDESGLQIIEKNADKILAEIGIEFRGDEEILQLWRDAGARVDGERVYIPNGLCQELLKTAPASFIQHARNPKRSVEIGGNSTVFAPVYGPPFVRDLEGERRYATIDDFHNFVKLAYMAPAIHHSGGTVCEPVDIPVNKRHLDMIYAHMRYSDKPFMGSVTAPERAQDTIEMCKILFGEEFVDNNCVVINLINANSPMVFDGVMLGALKTYAAANQACIISPFILAGAMSPVTVAGTLAQVLAEVLAGAAVTQLVRPGSPVVFGTFAASISMQSGAPTFGTPEPSLISYGAAQLARRLKLPFRTGGSLCGSKLPDAQAAHETSNTLNMTLMAGTNFVLHAAGWLEGGLVSSYEKFMIDVDQLGMLQRFAEGISLTESEQAMDAIFEVGPGSHYLGCDHTQANFKTAFFRSSVADNNSYEQWQLEGEQPIEARANKLCRSWLENYEAPPIDPEIDRLLLEFVTSKKDSMPDAFT, encoded by the coding sequence ATGAGGGACGATAAAGAGGCGCTTGGTGTTGAGCACCATAGCAGATCAAGAAGAGTAGCGCGTGGTGGAGCCTCGGCTCGACGTGCTGCAAGAAGCAACGAAGGTTCTGGAACGCAAAATTCATATATAAAGCGAATCCTCCCGCCATTTGAGGTGCTTGATGAATCGGGCCTTCAGATTATCGAAAAAAATGCTGATAAAATCTTGGCAGAAATTGGGATAGAATTTCGTGGCGATGAAGAAATTTTGCAATTGTGGCGAGATGCCGGAGCCCGCGTAGATGGAGAGCGTGTCTATATCCCAAATGGTTTATGTCAGGAGCTTTTAAAAACTGCACCCGCGTCATTTATCCAGCATGCAAGAAATCCGAAACGCTCTGTTGAGATTGGCGGTAATTCAACTGTTTTTGCTCCCGTGTACGGGCCGCCCTTTGTCCGGGATTTAGAAGGCGAGCGACGGTACGCAACCATTGACGATTTTCATAATTTCGTAAAACTTGCCTATATGGCACCAGCAATTCATCATTCAGGTGGAACCGTTTGTGAACCCGTCGATATACCCGTGAATAAGCGACACCTCGACATGATCTACGCGCACATGCGTTATTCGGATAAACCATTTATGGGTTCAGTGACTGCACCTGAGCGTGCACAAGACACGATAGAGATGTGTAAAATCCTGTTTGGTGAGGAATTTGTTGATAATAATTGCGTTGTTATCAACTTGATCAATGCAAATTCGCCGATGGTTTTTGATGGCGTTATGTTAGGTGCGCTTAAAACATATGCCGCAGCTAACCAAGCATGCATCATCTCACCCTTTATTTTAGCTGGTGCGATGAGCCCCGTTACAGTGGCCGGCACATTAGCGCAGGTTTTAGCGGAAGTTTTGGCTGGTGCAGCTGTTACCCAGTTAGTTCGCCCTGGCTCCCCGGTGGTGTTTGGAACGTTTGCTGCCTCGATCTCGATGCAATCAGGCGCACCGACTTTCGGCACACCTGAACCATCATTAATATCATATGGTGCCGCTCAACTTGCTCGACGGTTGAAACTTCCATTTAGAACGGGTGGAAGTTTGTGCGGTTCAAAGTTGCCCGATGCACAAGCAGCACACGAAACTTCGAATACATTAAATATGACTCTTATGGCTGGTACAAATTTTGTGCTTCATGCTGCAGGTTGGTTAGAAGGCGGGCTTGTTTCCTCATACGAAAAATTCATGATTGACGTGGATCAACTAGGTATGCTTCAGCGCTTTGCAGAAGGGATTAGCCTGACGGAAAGCGAGCAGGCAATGGATGCAATTTTTGAGGTAGGGCCAGGCAGTCATTATCTTGGTTGTGATCACACGCAAGCTAATTTCAAAACAGCATTCTTTCGTTCATCCGTTGCTGATAATAATTCTTATGAGCAATGGCAACTGGAAGGTGAGCAACCTATTGAGGCAAGAGCAAATAAGCTTTGTCGATCGTGGCTTGAAAACTATGAAGCGCCACCGATTGATCCTGAAATTGACAGGTTATTATTAGAGTTTGTTACAAGCAAGAAGGATTCTATGCCAGATGCTTTTACATGA
- a CDS encoding sarcosine oxidase subunit beta family protein, whose translation MTHFSAFSLLKNAFTGNKNWEKQWPDAQPKSEYDVIIVGAGGHGLGAAYYLAKEHGITNVAVIDKGWLGGGNTGRNTTIIRSNYLYDESAGIYDHALDLWDGLAQELNYNIMYSKRGVLMLAHNVHDVQSFQRHIHANRLNGVDNQWLTPEESKAFCPPLSIAKNARYPVLGGALQRRAGTARHDAVAWGYARAAAAMGVDIIQNCAVKSITRDNGGAVEGVETAKGFIKARKIAVSASGHTSTILQTAGVKMPLESFPLQALVSEPIKPVFPCVVMSNAVHAYISQSDKGELVIGSGTDQYTSYSQRGGLSLIEHNVAAITEMFPIFTRMRMLRKWGGIVDVTPDRSAILGKTPVKGLYVNCGWGTGGFKATPGAAHTLAWTTAKDEPHPINAPFTLERFTTGRLIDEAAAAAVAH comes from the coding sequence GTGACACATTTTTCTGCTTTCTCGCTCCTTAAAAATGCGTTTACTGGCAACAAGAACTGGGAAAAACAGTGGCCTGATGCGCAACCCAAATCAGAGTACGATGTAATAATCGTTGGTGCTGGAGGGCATGGTTTGGGCGCTGCATATTATCTTGCTAAAGAACATGGCATAACTAATGTTGCAGTTATCGATAAAGGCTGGCTTGGGGGAGGCAATACCGGTCGAAATACCACCATCATACGTTCAAATTATTTGTATGACGAAAGCGCCGGTATTTATGATCACGCACTTGATCTCTGGGACGGTCTTGCACAGGAGTTGAACTACAACATCATGTATTCAAAACGCGGTGTTTTGATGCTTGCGCATAATGTTCATGATGTACAAAGTTTCCAACGTCACATTCATGCTAACAGACTAAATGGTGTCGACAATCAATGGCTTACGCCGGAAGAATCAAAGGCATTCTGTCCTCCGCTAAGTATTGCAAAAAATGCGCGCTATCCGGTGTTAGGTGGTGCATTGCAAAGGCGGGCGGGAACAGCTCGACACGATGCAGTTGCCTGGGGTTATGCGCGAGCTGCGGCGGCAATGGGTGTGGATATTATTCAAAATTGCGCGGTTAAATCGATCACGCGTGATAATGGAGGTGCCGTTGAAGGTGTTGAGACAGCTAAGGGCTTTATTAAAGCTAGGAAAATTGCTGTTTCTGCATCTGGTCACACATCAACAATTTTGCAAACTGCCGGTGTGAAAATGCCGCTGGAGAGTTTTCCACTGCAAGCACTTGTTAGTGAGCCAATCAAACCTGTATTTCCATGTGTTGTCATGTCTAATGCGGTGCATGCTTATATTAGTCAGTCAGATAAGGGCGAATTGGTTATTGGATCTGGTACTGATCAATATACCAGCTATTCCCAGAGGGGTGGCTTATCGCTTATCGAGCATAATGTTGCTGCAATTACTGAAATGTTTCCAATTTTCACGCGAATGCGCATGCTGCGCAAATGGGGTGGCATTGTCGATGTAACGCCGGATCGGTCTGCAATCCTTGGTAAAACACCTGTGAAAGGCCTTTACGTGAATTGTGGATGGGGCACTGGTGGCTTTAAGGCCACTCCAGGTGCTGCTCACACATTGGCATGGACGACTGCCAAGGATGAACCGCATCCAATCAATGCTCCGTTTACGCTGGAACGCTTCACCACAGGTCGTCTAATTGATGAAGCAGCCGCTGCTGCTGTCGCACATTAG
- a CDS encoding methylenetetrahydrofolate reductase: MSLSKIPASIELSPKQIFDCENLEELMPAFTHVYIPDLGVETADSMVDASKRLTEAGYQPVPHFAARRITTKAVLELRIKRLTEEADIKDVLIIGGGLPVPNGDFVSSLALLETGLFDKYGIRNIGVAGHPEGSPDFSDDTALEILQLKQNLANRSDANFRIVTQFGFDAVRFINWAKHIKATGIDLPVHMGVAGPAKITTLIKFAAMCGIGNSMEFLKKRSSAIMTLASGFNPEDIVAPIEQHWLSDQNSLSSIEQIHVFPFGGIKKSSAWLKERGTWGAESVQCDKHMVAAC, translated from the coding sequence ATGTCATTATCTAAAATACCTGCATCGATAGAGCTATCACCAAAACAAATTTTCGATTGTGAAAATCTTGAAGAATTGATGCCTGCATTTACCCATGTATATATTCCCGATTTGGGTGTTGAAACAGCAGATTCAATGGTTGATGCGTCGAAGAGGCTAACCGAAGCTGGATACCAGCCGGTTCCGCATTTTGCTGCGCGACGGATCACAACCAAGGCTGTCCTAGAGTTGCGTATTAAAAGATTGACTGAAGAAGCTGATATAAAAGATGTTTTGATAATTGGAGGTGGCTTACCTGTTCCCAACGGAGATTTTGTGTCTTCATTGGCACTGCTAGAAACTGGCTTGTTTGATAAATATGGAATTAGGAATATTGGCGTTGCGGGTCATCCAGAAGGATCACCGGATTTTAGCGATGACACCGCCTTAGAAATATTGCAACTCAAACAAAATTTAGCGAACCGCTCCGATGCTAATTTTCGCATAGTAACCCAATTTGGCTTCGATGCAGTGCGCTTCATAAACTGGGCCAAACACATCAAAGCAACGGGTATAGATTTACCAGTACATATGGGAGTTGCCGGTCCAGCAAAAATTACCACTTTGATTAAGTTTGCGGCGATGTGCGGAATTGGAAATTCGATGGAGTTTTTAAAAAAACGCTCCAGTGCAATTATGACATTGGCATCGGGTTTTAATCCCGAAGATATCGTCGCTCCGATAGAGCAACATTGGCTAAGCGATCAGAACAGCCTATCCTCTATTGAGCAAATTCATGTGTTCCCTTTTGGTGGAATAAAAAAATCTTCTGCTTGGCTCAAAGAGCGTGGCACTTGGGGTGCGGAATCAGTCCAATGTGATAAACATATGGTTGCTGCTTGTTAA